One window of the Candidatus Chryseobacterium colombiense genome contains the following:
- a CDS encoding T9SS type A sorting domain-containing protein: MRKIFTVLGIVAVSTIMNAQTTVLTDNFNYTGALTSNGWVSHSGTAGQLTADGTKVTLVAGNSEDANKAFSTPYTVSATGISKADYSATINVANATGLTTAGDYFLMFVVTAGTTPGNFNGRLYIKGSATGYTLGVLNNGSGTPAPNPTYGAEIPYGTPANITLTYIIDNSASPATNTTTLQINSQPLLTNNLGTGSAPATLGGVAIRQAGSATSGTGNVSISNLVARVYANGSLAVADFGREKSLFVKNTFVKNNKIVFGTDAKNVKVYNMFGQVVKTASVKADGTLNVADLAKGNYIVTGTVNNEAVSQKILKD, encoded by the coding sequence ATGAGAAAAATATTTACTGTTTTAGGAATTGTTGCTGTTTCAACAATAATGAATGCGCAAACAACTGTTTTAACGGATAACTTTAACTATACCGGAGCTTTAACTTCAAATGGTTGGGTTTCACATAGTGGAACTGCAGGTCAATTGACTGCTGATGGAACTAAGGTTACTCTTGTGGCTGGAAATAGTGAAGATGCTAATAAAGCATTTTCAACGCCATATACCGTAAGTGCAACAGGGATTAGTAAGGCAGATTATTCTGCTACAATTAACGTTGCAAATGCTACAGGGTTAACTACCGCTGGAGATTACTTTTTGATGTTTGTCGTAACAGCTGGAACTACTCCTGGAAACTTTAATGGGAGATTATATATTAAAGGCTCTGCTACAGGATATACATTAGGAGTTTTAAATAATGGCTCGGGAACTCCTGCGCCAAATCCAACTTATGGTGCTGAAATTCCTTATGGTACACCTGCAAATATCACTCTTACATATATAATAGACAATTCTGCAAGTCCTGCTACAAATACTACAACATTGCAAATTAATTCACAGCCGCTTTTGACAAATAATTTAGGAACTGGATCTGCACCTGCAACTTTAGGAGGAGTTGCTATTAGACAGGCCGGAAGTGCAACATCTGGTACTGGAAATGTTAGTATCAGTAATTTGGTGGCTAGAGTTTATGCCAATGGTTCATTAGCTGTTGCAGATTTCGGAAGAGAAAAATCTCTTTTTGTAAAAAACACTTTTGTAAAGAATAATAAAATTGTTTTCGGAACTGACGCAAAAAATGTAAAAGTTTATAATATGTTCGGACAAGTAGTGAAAACAGCGTCGGTAAAAGCTGATGGAACTTTAAATGTTGCTGATTTGGCAAAAGGAAACTATATCGTTACAGGTACTGTAAATAATGAAGCAGTTTCTCAGAAAATTTTGAAAGATTAA
- a CDS encoding aminopeptidase, protein MKRISICLILFLGVVEISAQKDSISVEARLSADNKTLTVTQELVYYNHSEKELNTIKLLNWISAYHKRGTSLAYRKLEDRNTDLHFAKDEQLGKLLNLQIKSSGRDIPVQDLSDENLFLPLQQALKPGEKIKLQLQYKMQLPDQRFTGYGTSSNGVALKYFFIVPDHFDPDNISSKKYHDIEESVNFNTFWDINLTSDIAYSIQSNISQSSNGHFTDDLDSDPEFILSKKAFPVIKINTDDINTEIKFGYDLNPQEKENLEFFLPLHLRFIKEKLGFVPETLFISEKFRNKEDFFGNNDISVWKFNFPLFTDAEKIDLDYFGIIAKKILDESIITNKQDNHWFKNGLKSYLEIQYLNKFYKETKLLGTLPEAKIFGIKPLKLFHASKVKLVDRYGLAYQYIMSQNLDQKVDEKFTVLSNFNDMAISSFETGSLFNYSADKMGYDNFNNLLKDFIVKNSHQNINPRDFLKELSEKDKRTEYLANFLEHKNRVNFKLKRLHTENDTLNIKIRKNTFSNIPVKLKTEDRDGSKQEYWVDAEDNEKTKIFPLPADDIYKITLNEDYIFPESKYRDNYLYAKGFFSNTKKIKFKFIKDIPNPEFNEIYISPKIRFNNTYDKFLFGVNFKNQSFFDQKFLYSFTPLYSSGTGKMTGSGAISYSFLPAESIIRSLTFGVSGSYFHYDYNLAYHKLSAFSNINFRKNPRSTVGRSLAFSYNYFERDLSPAMIANKDYDKYNLWSLGYGYSDSQMIHEKSLSISTQGMEDFNKINAEGFYRWEFAPKQKLSLRLFAGYFLRNDTRNSMFNYGISRVSNYSFSYTLLGESASSGILAQQFILADGGFKSFLPGSVNQWITSFNVDSSVWKIFHVYADAGFYKNKNRPTQFIWDSGIKVKIIPDFLEVFFPVQSSLGFEPSFKDYAKRIRYTLVLNLGSIINAARRGWY, encoded by the coding sequence TTGAAAAGAATTAGTATTTGTCTTATTTTGTTTTTAGGTGTTGTAGAGATTTCTGCACAGAAAGACAGTATATCTGTTGAAGCCAGGCTTTCTGCAGATAACAAAACATTAACGGTAACTCAGGAACTGGTCTATTATAACCATTCTGAAAAAGAGCTGAACACTATAAAACTGTTAAACTGGATTTCTGCCTATCATAAGAGAGGAACATCTTTAGCCTACAGAAAACTGGAAGACCGGAATACTGATCTTCATTTTGCTAAAGATGAACAACTGGGAAAGCTTTTAAACTTACAGATTAAAAGTTCCGGTCGGGATATTCCCGTTCAAGACCTCTCAGACGAAAATCTTTTCCTTCCCTTACAGCAAGCACTGAAACCGGGAGAAAAAATCAAATTGCAGCTGCAGTACAAAATGCAGCTCCCCGATCAAAGGTTTACAGGATATGGCACATCTAGCAATGGTGTAGCTCTAAAATATTTCTTTATTGTTCCCGATCACTTCGATCCGGACAATATTTCTTCAAAAAAATATCATGATATTGAAGAATCTGTAAACTTCAATACTTTTTGGGATATTAATCTCACTTCCGATATAGCCTATTCTATTCAAAGTAATATCTCTCAATCTTCAAATGGCCATTTCACCGATGATCTTGATTCTGATCCTGAATTTATTCTTTCTAAAAAAGCGTTTCCGGTTATCAAAATCAATACTGATGATATTAACACTGAAATAAAGTTCGGATATGATCTGAATCCTCAGGAAAAAGAAAATCTGGAGTTTTTTCTCCCTCTTCATTTAAGGTTTATTAAAGAAAAACTAGGATTTGTTCCTGAAACACTTTTTATTTCTGAGAAATTCAGGAATAAGGAAGATTTTTTCGGGAATAACGATATTAGTGTCTGGAAGTTTAATTTTCCTCTTTTTACAGATGCTGAAAAAATAGATTTGGACTACTTTGGAATTATTGCAAAGAAAATTCTTGATGAAAGCATTATAACCAATAAACAGGATAATCATTGGTTTAAAAATGGTTTAAAGTCTTATTTGGAAATCCAGTATCTGAATAAATTCTATAAAGAGACCAAACTTTTGGGAACACTTCCGGAAGCTAAAATCTTTGGAATAAAGCCTTTAAAACTATTCCATGCTTCCAAGGTTAAACTGGTTGACCGATATGGTCTTGCCTACCAATATATCATGTCGCAGAATCTTGACCAGAAAGTTGATGAAAAGTTCACGGTTTTGAGCAACTTTAATGATATGGCGATCAGCAGTTTTGAAACAGGAAGCTTGTTCAATTATTCTGCTGATAAAATGGGATATGATAATTTCAACAATCTTTTAAAAGATTTTATTGTAAAAAATTCTCATCAAAACATTAATCCGAGAGATTTTTTAAAGGAGCTTTCAGAAAAAGATAAGAGAACAGAATATCTGGCCAACTTTCTGGAACACAAAAACAGGGTTAATTTTAAATTAAAAAGATTACATACAGAAAATGACACATTGAATATTAAAATTCGTAAAAATACATTTTCAAACATTCCTGTAAAATTAAAAACAGAAGATAGAGACGGCAGCAAGCAAGAATATTGGGTCGACGCCGAAGACAACGAAAAAACAAAAATTTTTCCACTTCCTGCCGATGACATTTACAAAATCACACTGAATGAAGATTATATCTTCCCTGAATCTAAATACAGGGACAATTACCTGTATGCCAAAGGTTTTTTCTCTAACACTAAGAAAATTAAATTCAAATTCATAAAAGATATTCCCAATCCGGAATTCAATGAAATCTATATAAGCCCAAAGATCAGATTTAATAATACTTACGATAAATTCTTGTTTGGAGTCAATTTTAAAAACCAGTCATTTTTTGACCAGAAATTCCTGTATTCATTTACCCCGCTGTACAGTTCCGGAACAGGAAAAATGACGGGTTCTGGAGCCATCTCCTACTCTTTTCTTCCTGCCGAAAGTATTATCCGAAGTCTGACTTTCGGAGTTTCGGGCTCTTATTTTCATTATGACTATAATCTTGCCTATCACAAACTTTCTGCTTTTTCTAACATTAATTTCAGAAAAAATCCAAGAAGCACCGTAGGAAGAAGTCTGGCTTTTTCATACAACTATTTCGAAAGAGATCTCAGTCCAGCAATGATTGCCAACAAAGATTATGACAAATATAATCTCTGGAGCCTTGGATATGGATACAGCGACAGTCAGATGATCCATGAGAAAAGCTTAAGCATTAGTACTCAGGGAATGGAAGATTTTAACAAAATAAATGCTGAAGGTTTTTACAGATGGGAATTTGCTCCTAAACAAAAACTGAGCTTAAGATTATTTGCCGGATATTTCCTAAGAAATGATACCCGAAACAGTATGTTTAATTATGGTATTTCGAGAGTTTCCAATTATTCATTTTCCTACACACTTTTAGGTGAAAGTGCCAGCAGCGGAATTTTGGCCCAGCAGTTTATTTTAGCAGACGGAGGATTCAAATCTTTTCTACCAGGAAGTGTAAACCAATGGATCACTTCTTTCAATGTAGATTCCAGTGTCTGGAAAATTTTCCATGTATATGCAGACGCCGGATTTTATAAAAACAAAAACCGACCGACTCAATTTATCTGGGACAGTGGAATAAAAGTGAAGATAATTCCTGATTTTCTTGAGGTATTTTTCCCTGTACAGTCTTCATTAGGTTTTGAGCCTTCTTTCAAAGATTATGCAAAACGTATACGATATACATTGGTACTAAACCTGGGATCTATTATTAATGCAGCGAGACGAGGTTGGTATTAA